The Anaerolineales bacterium genomic sequence ACAACATCGATCGCGCCGTTCGGCGCGGGACAGGCGAGGACAAAGACGCCGCCGCCTTCGAGCAGATCCTGTACGAGGGCTACGCCCCGCACGGCGTGGCGTTGATGATTGAGGTCGTCACCGACAACCGCAATCGGACGGTGGCCGACTTGCGCCACCACCTGACGCGTTCTGGCGGGAGCATGGCCGAGGCGGGATCGGTGGCCTGGCAGTTCAAGCGCGTGGCCTACTACGCCGTCCCGCTGCGTGGGACCGACGCCGATCAGGTGTTTGAGGCAGCAGTGGAAGCCGGCGCCGATGATGTGCTCTCCGGCGACGACGCGGTCGAGATCCTTGGCCCGATCGAGTACTTCAAGGCGATCAACGACGCATTGGAGGCGATCGGGGTCCGGCCCGAGGATGCCTCCCTGCAGCTGCGGCCCACGACCACGGTTGAACTCTCGCCGGAGCACACGCTGCAGGTCATGCGCGTCATCGAAGGCATTGAAGAGCTAGATGACGTACAGCACGTGTATTCTGCCCTGCAGGTGACGGACGAGGCAGTCACTCTGCTCGAGACGGCCTGAGCGGGTCTCGGTCAAGCAAGCGGCATGCTGGTCCTTGGAATTGATCCCGGAACGGCGACCACAGGGTATGGCCTGGTCCGGGAAGCCGAAGACGGCTCGCTCAAGCTCCATGCCTACGGCGTGATCAGGACCGACTCCCGGCAGGGCATGCCCGCCCGACTGCTCGAGTTGTTCCGCGGCCTGGAGTCCATCCTCCGGGCGGAGCAGCCGGACGAGGCTGCGGTTGAGGAACTGTACTTCCAACGCAATGTCACCAATGCCATCAGCGTTGGACAGGCGCGGGGGGTCGTGCTGATGGCCCTGGCGCAGGCTGGGCTGCCGACCGGCGAGTACTCGCCCCAGCATGTCAAGTTGGCCGTCGCCGGTGACGGCGCGGCTGACAAGCGTCAGGTCCAGGAGATGGTGAGGATCCTGCTTGGCCTGCCGGAGATCCCCCGTCCGGACGACGCCGCAGATGCCCTGGCGGTCGCCATCTGCCACACCCATTCTCGCCGGCTGCTGCAAGTCCGGAGGAGCGTAGCGTGATCGCCTCTGTGCAGGGAACGGTACAGCACCTGGCTCCGGGGGAGATTGTCCTGGAAGTCGGGGGCGTGGGGCTAGCCGTCGCTGTTCCGCTGGCAGTGGCCGAGCGCTCGGCCCGCATCGGCGAGCCGATGTTCCTGCATACTCGCCTGATTGTGCGCGAGGACAGCCTGAGCCTGTATGGATTCGAGACGGCCGAGGAGCGGGACCTTTTCGATCTCCTGCTGCAAGTGAGCGGCGTCGGACCGCGTCTTGCGCTGTCGATCATCTCCCACGTGTCGCTGGATCGCTTGCAGGCGGCCGTCTCGCGCGACCAGCCAGAACTGCTCTCGGGCATCCCGGGCGTGGGGCGGAAGACCGCAGAGAAGATCGTCTTCCAGCTACGGGATAGGGTGGGCGTCACCCTGATTCCCTCCCCCGAGCTGCTGGAAGCAGACCGCGACGTCCTGGGCGTACTGACCACCCTTGGCTACAGCATGGTCGAGGCGCAGTCCGCCGTGCAAGGTTTGCCGGCGGATGCATCCAAGGACGTCGAGGAGCGTGTCAAGCTGGCGCTGCGCTATCTGGCCGGCCGCTAGGCGGCTGTCCCTCCGGAACCCCAAAGGGGATTGAGGACAATCAGTCATGAATGAGGTCACGGTGTTTGTCGGTCCCGGCATGATGGCCGAGGCCATGGCGACGGGGCTGGTGCGCAAGGCAGGCGTGGCCCCGGGACAGATCCTGATGAGCGGCCCTAACCCCGCTCGGCTGCAGGAGCTGGCCGATCGCTACGGGCTGGCAACAACCACCGATAACCGCTCGGCCGTGCAAGCCGCCAGCACGATTGTGCTCTCGGTGAAGCCGCAGACGCTGCCAAAGGCGGCGGCGGACTTGAAAGGAAGGATCCCGAAAGACAGCCTGGTGATCTCGATCGCCGCCGGCGTGCCGCTATGGAAGCTGGACGAACTGCTCGACCACTCGCGTTTGGTACGGGCGATGCCGAATACCCCCGCTCAAGTCGGAGAGGCCATTACGGTCTGGACCGCGACCCCGGAGGTCAACGAGGGCCAGCGAGCAACCGCGCGTCAGCTGCTCTCCGCCATCGGACAGGAGATCTATGTCGAGGATGAGGACTACCTCGATATGGCCACCGCCCTGTCTGGAACCGGACCGGCGTATGTCTATCTGTTCATGGAATCCCTGGTCGACGCCGGAGTCCACCTGGGCTTCCC encodes the following:
- the ruvA gene encoding Holliday junction branch migration protein RuvA, translating into MIASVQGTVQHLAPGEIVLEVGGVGLAVAVPLAVAERSARIGEPMFLHTRLIVREDSLSLYGFETAEERDLFDLLLQVSGVGPRLALSIISHVSLDRLQAAVSRDQPELLSGIPGVGRKTAEKIVFQLRDRVGVTLIPSPELLEADRDVLGVLTTLGYSMVEAQSAVQGLPADASKDVEERVKLALRYLAGR
- the proC gene encoding pyrroline-5-carboxylate reductase — protein: MNEVTVFVGPGMMAEAMATGLVRKAGVAPGQILMSGPNPARLQELADRYGLATTTDNRSAVQAASTIVLSVKPQTLPKAAADLKGRIPKDSLVISIAAGVPLWKLDELLDHSRLVRAMPNTPAQVGEAITVWTATPEVNEGQRATARQLLSAIGQEIYVEDEDYLDMATALSGTGPAYVYLFMESLVDAGVHLGFPRRIAEQLVVQTVKGSVAYYEAMPKHFAGMRNQVTSPGGTTAAALYYLEKAGFRTALSRAIWAAYERSTQLGEGKKSGSVAEG
- a CDS encoding YebC/PmpR family DNA-binding transcriptional regulator, with amino-acid sequence MSGHSKWSTIKRKKAANDAKRGNVFTRLAREIAMAARQGGGDPDANFGLRLAIEKARAANMPKDNIDRAVRRGTGEDKDAAAFEQILYEGYAPHGVALMIEVVTDNRNRTVADLRHHLTRSGGSMAEAGSVAWQFKRVAYYAVPLRGTDADQVFEAAVEAGADDVLSGDDAVEILGPIEYFKAINDALEAIGVRPEDASLQLRPTTTVELSPEHTLQVMRVIEGIEELDDVQHVYSALQVTDEAVTLLETA
- the ruvC gene encoding crossover junction endodeoxyribonuclease RuvC; the protein is MLVLGIDPGTATTGYGLVREAEDGSLKLHAYGVIRTDSRQGMPARLLELFRGLESILRAEQPDEAAVEELYFQRNVTNAISVGQARGVVLMALAQAGLPTGEYSPQHVKLAVAGDGAADKRQVQEMVRILLGLPEIPRPDDAADALAVAICHTHSRRLLQVRRSVA